The following are encoded together in the Desulfococcus multivorans genome:
- a CDS encoding B12-binding domain-containing radical SAM protein: MTDVLLVAPPMQSPAAQSSFNALCPPLGLGYLAACLLKEGISVEIADLSKQADPWAFLSRTIERTSPPFVGITCVTQNYALGLKAAGVVRAKAPGAFVAMGGPHTTYRYEDVLAEKTVDVVVRFEGEKSVVQLFHHVANKAPDLNLINGIAFRDGDRVLKTPHRKHEESLDDIPFPARHLMPMATYGRPGTIMTSRGCPYKCIFCISSTYEGNYRMRSPENVIAELVMLREIWGLREIYFIDNVFTASSERVQQICRQLVDLKLDIRFHCVCRLDLITHELVEMLKDAGCIGMEIGVESGDQEVINSMNKHISVSDVLRATDIVVGARIQPMFTFQIGSPFDRPESVAKTQALAAQVRAKGAIAFVSIMTPFPGTPLADRAQEFGIHIHDVPWSEYRTSNPITDTPHLKRQDFRRALYEEAIRSGVIY, encoded by the coding sequence ATGACCGACGTGCTTCTGGTTGCCCCACCCATGCAGTCGCCCGCGGCGCAATCTTCGTTTAATGCGTTGTGTCCGCCGCTGGGCCTGGGCTATCTGGCCGCCTGCTTACTGAAAGAAGGCATTTCAGTTGAAATCGCGGATCTGAGCAAGCAGGCCGATCCCTGGGCTTTTTTAAGCCGAACAATTGAGAGGACTTCCCCTCCTTTCGTGGGAATCACCTGCGTCACCCAGAATTATGCCCTCGGGTTGAAAGCCGCCGGGGTCGTCAGGGCAAAGGCGCCCGGCGCCTTTGTTGCGATGGGGGGACCGCACACAACGTATCGATATGAGGATGTCCTGGCCGAAAAGACTGTCGATGTCGTCGTGCGCTTCGAGGGAGAGAAGAGTGTGGTACAATTATTTCATCATGTGGCGAACAAAGCGCCCGACCTCAATCTCATCAACGGCATCGCCTTCCGCGACGGCGACCGTGTCTTGAAGACACCCCATCGAAAACATGAGGAAAGTCTGGATGACATTCCATTTCCCGCCCGGCATTTGATGCCGATGGCGACGTACGGCCGCCCCGGCACGATCATGACAAGCCGCGGCTGCCCTTATAAATGCATTTTCTGTATCTCCAGCACATACGAGGGAAATTACCGGATGCGCAGCCCTGAAAACGTCATCGCCGAACTCGTGATGTTGCGGGAAATCTGGGGTCTGAGAGAGATCTATTTCATCGATAACGTGTTTACCGCGAGCTCGGAAAGGGTTCAACAGATCTGCCGCCAACTTGTTGATTTAAAATTAGACATTCGTTTTCATTGCGTGTGTCGACTTGATTTGATTACCCACGAACTGGTGGAGATGCTGAAAGACGCCGGCTGCATCGGTATGGAGATCGGCGTGGAATCGGGCGATCAGGAAGTGATAAATTCGATGAACAAGCATATTTCCGTCAGCGACGTACTGCGGGCTACCGATATCGTAGTGGGGGCGCGAATTCAGCCGATGTTTACATTTCAAATCGGTTCTCCCTTTGATCGACCGGAATCCGTTGCGAAGACCCAAGCGCTGGCGGCTCAGGTCCGCGCCAAGGGAGCGATTGCTTTTGTTTCAATCATGACCCCATTTCCGGGCACGCCTCTTGCCGACCGCGCCCAGGAATTCGGCATCCATATTCACGATGTTCCCTGGAGTGAATATCGGACATCCAATCCGATTACCGACACTCCCCATCTGAAACGGCAGGATTTTCGCCGGGCCCTTTATGAGGAAGCGATACGTTCCGGCGTCATCTATTAA
- a CDS encoding aldo/keto reductase has product MIKRPGHDQSSPIATPAPVSDTPGHRVLGRTGVRVSEIGFGSWAVGGGHRGLGYGPTDDRNSLRAIREACEAGCNFFDTADSYGFGHSEELLGQALHRHRHEVIIATKVGYDFYRSPPLQNFHPAYIRFALHQSLQRLRTEYVDLYQLHNPPPEILFRSDVIEALDALRQQGKIRCLGVSVNLVQDAVEALAAAWPEVVQVPYNLLAPEAETMIFSEATRKQIGIIAREPLANGFLSGKYHRDSHFPPSDIRSLWGTERIAGTAHIVEQLKPYCRQNETLAQLAIRFVLEAPAVSTVIPGCKTADQVKENFAMLRARRSV; this is encoded by the coding sequence ATGATAAAAAGACCTGGACACGATCAGTCTTCTCCCATAGCGACACCAGCACCTGTTTCCGATACGCCGGGGCATCGCGTCCTGGGTCGAACCGGCGTTCGGGTCTCCGAAATCGGTTTCGGCAGCTGGGCCGTCGGCGGCGGTCATCGGGGGCTGGGCTACGGCCCGACGGATGACCGGAACTCCCTCCGCGCGATCCGGGAAGCGTGCGAAGCAGGCTGTAACTTTTTTGACACTGCGGATTCATACGGTTTCGGCCACAGTGAAGAGCTGTTGGGCCAGGCGTTGCATCGCCACCGTCATGAAGTCATCATCGCCACCAAGGTCGGTTATGATTTTTATCGAAGCCCTCCCCTGCAGAATTTTCATCCAGCCTATATTCGATTCGCCCTCCACCAGAGTCTCCAAAGGTTAAGAACGGAGTATGTCGATCTTTACCAACTCCACAATCCACCGCCGGAGATTTTGTTTCGAAGCGATGTGATCGAAGCTTTGGACGCCTTGCGTCAACAGGGCAAAATCCGCTGCCTGGGGGTTTCGGTCAACCTTGTCCAGGATGCCGTCGAAGCTTTGGCGGCCGCCTGGCCCGAAGTCGTTCAGGTCCCCTACAACCTGCTCGCGCCCGAGGCTGAAACCATGATCTTCAGCGAAGCGACGCGAAAACAGATCGGTATCATCGCCAGGGAGCCGCTCGCAAATGGATTTTTATCCGGGAAATACCATCGCGACAGTCACTTTCCTCCGAGTGACATCCGTAGTCTTTGGGGAACTGAAAGAATTGCCGGGACAGCACACATCGTGGAACAGCTAAAGCCGTATTGCCGTCAGAACGAGACCCTCGCCCAGCTTGCGATACGGTTTGTCCTCGAGGCGCCTGCCGTATCAACGGTAATTCCCGGCTGCAAAACCGCTGACCAGGTCAAGGAAAACTTCGCCATGCTCAGAGCCCGCCGGTCAGTCTGA
- a CDS encoding restriction endonuclease, with the protein MKRNSQMPKYHELMNPLLQALHELGGSGSIEEISQKVSELSGLPEDVLNIPHNPEKSSQTEIEYRLAWARTYLKKYGLLENSDRGIWLIVADKRDVKSVDPQQVVKTVREEHKRQKEIAEKETSTEEDSEIEIPDEAESWRSMLHHVLINDMSPDAFERLAKRILRESGFIQVEVTGRSGDGGIDGKGIMRLSGLLSFHVIFQCKKYKGTVTASEIRDFRGAMIGRADKGLFITTGTFTRDATKEATRDGAPPIDLVDGDQLADKLKELGLGIKKEMVEKITVDSEWFKAI; encoded by the coding sequence ATGAAAAGAAACAGTCAGATGCCAAAATATCATGAACTTATGAATCCGCTTCTTCAAGCTTTGCACGAATTAGGAGGGTCTGGTTCAATTGAGGAAATATCCCAGAAAGTTTCTGAACTATCCGGTCTGCCTGAAGATGTCTTGAACATACCACACAACCCGGAAAAAAGCAGTCAAACAGAAATCGAATATCGATTGGCATGGGCACGTACCTACTTAAAAAAATACGGTTTGCTGGAAAATTCCGATAGAGGAATCTGGCTCATAGTTGCAGATAAGCGTGATGTAAAATCAGTAGACCCACAACAGGTTGTTAAAACAGTACGAGAGGAACACAAACGGCAGAAAGAAATTGCCGAAAAGGAAACTTCTACTGAAGAGGATTCAGAAATAGAAATCCCAGACGAAGCTGAATCCTGGCGCAGTATGCTCCATCATGTTCTCATAAATGATATGTCACCAGATGCTTTCGAGCGATTAGCGAAAAGAATTTTGAGAGAATCTGGTTTCATACAAGTTGAGGTGACTGGTCGTTCCGGCGATGGTGGTATTGACGGTAAAGGCATTATGCGATTAAGCGGCTTGCTGAGTTTTCATGTAATCTTTCAGTGTAAAAAATATAAAGGAACAGTAACTGCTTCGGAAATTCGCGATTTTCGCGGTGCTATGATTGGTCGCGCCGATAAAGGATTATTTATTACAACTGGGACTTTTACCCGTGATGCCACCAAGGAAGCTACAAGAGATGGTGCGCCACCAATAGACTTGGTTGATGGTGATCAACTTGCGGACAAACTCAAGGAATTGGGATTGGGAATAAAAAAAGAGATGGTTGAAAAAATTACGGTTGATTCTGAGTGGTTTAAAGCCATCTGA
- a CDS encoding PqqD family protein has translation MAKRRETMEISASQQANESTGYTVFPEAPVHFPIPASLAPFPPYLQAAIIKAVGICKPRPATDIWYQDRGTGSVYVIRHGIQWQFNKTASFIWMKLGNGVTVKEIVEQLCREYTEDNAEDIEFQTVEFVLHALSYGVLDIAEDEEVPPPGERAES, from the coding sequence TTGGCCAAGAGGAGAGAAACGATGGAAATATCAGCATCTCAACAGGCGAATGAATCAACGGGGTATACAGTCTTTCCGGAAGCCCCCGTGCATTTTCCCATTCCGGCATCGCTTGCGCCGTTTCCCCCGTATTTGCAGGCTGCCATTATAAAGGCCGTCGGAATATGCAAACCGCGGCCTGCTACCGATATCTGGTATCAGGATCGTGGAACCGGCTCGGTTTATGTCATTCGACACGGCATTCAATGGCAATTCAACAAAACGGCCAGTTTCATCTGGATGAAGCTTGGAAACGGAGTCACCGTGAAGGAAATTGTCGAGCAACTTTGTCGGGAGTACACGGAGGATAATGCGGAAGATATTGAATTTCAAACAGTTGAATTTGTGCTCCATGCCCTTTCCTATGGCGTCCTCGATATCGCGGAGGACGAGGAAGTCCCGCCTCCCGGAGAGCGGGCCGAAAGTTGA
- the add gene encoding adenosine deaminase has product MNRLSKRELKSFAAQMPKIELHVHLEGAIPMDTLFGLIRSSRMDSSVRDMADLEKKMTYRDFAHFIETWIWKNQFIHQESDFEKIGYDVLKDLHRQNVRYVEAFYSPGDFSKQGLSVKGITSSLIRAARRATKDFGIQSRLIIDLVRDDGPDVGMERLDEVTPFLGNGVVGIGLGGSEPEYPAGAWAGIYKEAKRRGFRLTAHAGEAAGPESVWAALNDLNVERIGHGVRAGEDPRLISYLSEKQIPLEMCITSNLKTGVVPDLKAHPIVDYFKRDLLVTVNSDDPTLFNTSITQEYVTLIDGLDFTLDDLKKLSLNAIKASFMETSEKEGFRSRFETEWKNCLSSYR; this is encoded by the coding sequence ATGAATCGGCTTTCCAAGCGTGAGCTGAAATCCTTCGCGGCACAAATGCCCAAGATCGAGCTTCACGTTCATCTAGAAGGGGCTATTCCCATGGACACCCTGTTCGGACTGATTCGCAGCAGCCGGATGGATAGTTCAGTGAGGGATATGGCGGACCTGGAGAAAAAGATGACCTACCGGGATTTCGCGCACTTCATTGAAACCTGGATTTGGAAAAACCAGTTCATCCATCAAGAAAGCGATTTTGAAAAGATCGGTTACGATGTATTAAAAGACCTCCATCGCCAGAATGTCAGATACGTTGAAGCCTTTTATTCACCTGGTGATTTTTCTAAACAAGGACTGTCGGTTAAAGGAATTACCTCGAGCTTGATTCGCGCCGCGCGACGGGCGACGAAAGATTTTGGAATCCAGAGCCGCCTCATTATTGATCTGGTCAGGGATGATGGTCCGGACGTCGGCATGGAAAGACTCGATGAGGTGACGCCCTTCCTGGGAAACGGCGTTGTCGGCATCGGACTTGGCGGAAGTGAACCGGAGTATCCGGCGGGTGCCTGGGCTGGAATCTACAAAGAGGCAAAAAGAAGAGGTTTCAGGTTGACCGCTCACGCGGGTGAAGCCGCGGGACCTGAATCGGTCTGGGCGGCGCTGAATGACTTGAATGTGGAGCGGATTGGGCACGGCGTGAGAGCCGGCGAAGATCCACGGTTGATTTCCTATCTATCCGAGAAACAAATTCCATTGGAAATGTGCATCACGAGCAATTTGAAGACCGGGGTCGTTCCTGACCTCAAAGCGCATCCCATAGTGGATTATTTCAAACGAGACCTCTTGGTTACCGTCAACTCTGACGATCCGACCCTCTTTAACACCTCCATTACCCAAGAATATGTTACGCTGATCGACGGGTTGGACTTTACCCTGGATGACCTGAAAAAACTGTCTCTCAACGCGATTAAAGCGTCATTCATGGAAACAAGCGAAAAAGAAGGATTCAGATCACGTTTTGAGACAGAGTGGAAAAACTGTCTATCCAGCTACCGGTGA
- a CDS encoding radical SAM/SPASM domain-containing protein, translating into METSSLPIQAAPPDHLYIELTNQCNLRCKHCYLDAGPGGNHTLSSSLVRRALHDFATFGGMSVTFSGGEPLLHPDWPALVGYARSLNLVTAVVTNGLLLDSAAVKDLRELGATVTLSLDGASRETHESIRGAGSYAKALAALDQLEASHSRDQVIIAFTPTNTNVDDLIPLARHISERGFYRLYVSPLEDRGRSLVHEDKLSLDDESRMRLLIQIALLNTGPYRYMDIDCGHLNYFFHRLLTGEGDLGDPIEGTLRINPDGDIFLTAYSDDRRFLLGDLLNGSIRQAWQSDATRFLLNAVDQRRLGLPDCNSCPYWIICGGGSPVRAYMRHGSFQKPDEFCRAKQMFLDRWFSALR; encoded by the coding sequence ATGGAAACAAGTTCACTGCCCATTCAGGCGGCGCCGCCGGATCACCTGTACATCGAGTTGACCAACCAGTGTAATCTTAGATGCAAACACTGTTATCTCGACGCCGGTCCGGGCGGCAACCACACCCTGTCTTCTTCTCTGGTGCGCCGGGCATTGCATGACTTCGCAACCTTCGGTGGTATGTCTGTAACCTTCAGCGGCGGGGAACCGCTGTTGCACCCTGATTGGCCGGCGCTGGTCGGATATGCGAGGTCGCTGAATCTGGTGACAGCGGTGGTGACCAACGGTCTGCTGCTCGACTCAGCCGCCGTGAAAGATTTGAGAGAATTAGGAGCAACGGTAACGCTCAGCCTGGATGGCGCGAGCCGCGAAACCCATGAATCGATTCGAGGCGCCGGATCCTATGCCAAAGCGCTGGCCGCTCTGGATCAACTTGAGGCGTCTCACTCCAGAGATCAGGTGATTATCGCATTCACGCCGACCAATACCAATGTGGACGATTTGATACCCTTGGCGCGGCATATTTCTGAACGCGGGTTTTACAGACTGTATGTTTCACCGCTTGAGGATCGCGGCCGCAGCCTGGTTCATGAAGACAAATTGTCCCTTGACGATGAATCCAGGATGCGTCTGCTCATTCAAATCGCATTGCTGAACACGGGTCCGTATCGATACATGGATATTGACTGCGGACATTTGAATTATTTTTTTCACCGATTGCTGACAGGGGAAGGTGATCTCGGAGATCCGATCGAGGGGACCCTGAGGATCAATCCTGATGGGGATATCTTTTTGACCGCTTATTCGGATGATCGCCGATTCCTGCTGGGTGACCTGCTGAACGGAAGCATCCGCCAAGCGTGGCAATCCGACGCGACACGATTTCTCCTGAATGCGGTTGATCAGCGCCGTTTGGGTTTGCCGGATTGTAATTCCTGCCCTTATTGGATCATTTGCGGCGGCGGAAGTCCGGTTCGAGCATATATGAGGCACGGCAGTTTCCAGAAGCCGGATGAATTTTGCCGGGCCAAACAGATGTTTCTTGACCGTTGGTTTTCCGCTTTGCGCTGA
- a CDS encoding radical SAM/SPASM domain-containing protein, which produces MAAIPPIQWFFVELTNRCNYACSWCPSSSMTRKQGRMPFERVQWLFKEIADYRYRNPQFSMHAEIKNLVFLHVMGEPLLHPRFFEILEYGHSIGLDFCLVTNASLLTPERIDRLLAGGISSITISLNVPDGSHFSKTGAPLAYSAVISRIQNLIQERYRRGSDLPRIEIQMLNSRGVALSAAPLVEEAYQVEDQLTFWSMFVRQQEQAHQVISHIPDTHEALRVRQVLDRVTNDPDIYFEIGKNLYVVFKRACNFGNILLPEGYRVIESAEGRCAFFNAHRTIAVLWDGSCTFCSLDYNNSVNLGNVFDEGLEGIWTGKRMNQIRRLMEHGILSESLCRRCQGEVIRD; this is translated from the coding sequence TTGGCGGCCATTCCGCCGATTCAGTGGTTCTTCGTTGAATTGACCAACCGTTGCAACTATGCCTGCAGCTGGTGTCCCTCTTCATCAATGACAAGAAAACAGGGGAGGATGCCTTTCGAGCGTGTGCAATGGTTGTTTAAGGAAATTGCCGATTATCGATACCGTAATCCTCAATTTTCGATGCACGCCGAGATCAAAAACCTGGTGTTCCTGCATGTCATGGGAGAACCGTTGCTGCATCCCCGCTTCTTTGAAATCCTTGAATACGGACATAGCATCGGGCTTGATTTCTGCCTCGTGACCAACGCCAGCCTTCTCACCCCTGAACGGATCGACAGGCTGCTTGCCGGCGGGATCAGCAGCATCACCATCAGCCTCAATGTGCCGGACGGTTCACATTTTTCGAAGACCGGCGCTCCCCTTGCATATTCGGCCGTAATCAGCAGAATCCAGAATCTCATTCAGGAGAGATACCGTCGAGGGAGCGATCTTCCCCGGATAGAAATTCAGATGCTGAATAGCAGAGGGGTTGCTCTGTCGGCAGCGCCCCTTGTGGAGGAGGCGTACCAGGTCGAGGACCAGCTGACATTCTGGTCAATGTTCGTGCGCCAACAGGAGCAAGCGCATCAGGTAATTTCTCATATACCCGATACCCACGAGGCATTGCGCGTTCGACAGGTTCTCGACCGCGTAACAAACGATCCCGATATTTATTTCGAGATCGGCAAGAATCTTTATGTTGTTTTTAAACGGGCGTGCAATTTCGGGAATATACTGCTTCCCGAGGGTTATCGTGTTATCGAGTCTGCCGAAGGGCGGTGCGCTTTTTTCAACGCCCACCGGACAATAGCTGTTCTCTGGGACGGCTCCTGCACGTTCTGTTCACTTGATTATAATAATTCGGTCAATCTTGGGAATGTATTTGATGAAGGACTCGAAGGCATCTGGACCGGCAAAAGGATGAATCAAATCCGGAGATTGATGGAGCATGGCATTCTTTCAGAATCTCTGTGCCGCCGGTGCCAGGGCGAAGTAATCCGTGACTAA